A window from Listeria seeligeri serovar 1/2b str. SLCC3954 encodes these proteins:
- a CDS encoding molybdenum cofactor guanylyltransferase, whose protein sequence is MKNEKVNIGIVLAGGKSSRFGEPKAFFRDKASGKTWVELTVSKLTPFCERVFISANQANYGQLTKLFQADSSIQVVPDNPAYVNHGPLGGIYAVMIAAKHYEQANFLILPTDMPYLTSREILQLLTHPNSFAKTNQANHYLVANIPYALAPLTELLQNDEHRVFTLLQKIDSCSLFFENEQPFRNINYQNELN, encoded by the coding sequence TTGAAAAACGAAAAAGTTAATATTGGAATTGTTCTTGCTGGTGGGAAGTCTAGTCGTTTTGGTGAACCGAAAGCCTTTTTCCGAGATAAGGCTTCTGGAAAAACATGGGTAGAACTCACTGTAAGTAAATTAACACCATTTTGCGAACGAGTTTTTATTTCTGCCAATCAAGCGAATTATGGACAGCTAACTAAATTATTTCAAGCTGATTCAAGTATTCAAGTGGTTCCAGATAATCCCGCTTACGTAAATCATGGTCCGCTTGGTGGTATTTACGCTGTGATGATTGCCGCAAAACACTACGAACAAGCGAATTTCCTTATACTTCCTACAGATATGCCCTATCTAACCAGCCGCGAAATTTTGCAGCTTCTAACCCACCCAAACAGCTTTGCAAAAACAAATCAAGCAAATCATTATTTAGTTGCCAATATTCCTTATGCACTTGCACCACTTACTGAACTACTCCAAAATGATGAGCATCGGGTATTCACATTACTTCAAAAAATCGATTCCTGCTCATTATTTTTTGAAAATGAGCAACCTTTTCGAAATATTAATTACCAAAACGAATTAAATTAA
- the mobB gene encoding molybdopterin-guanine dinucleotide biosynthesis protein B, translating into MATVLQIIGFKNSGKTTLLNALIKASRKENYTVSAIKHDAHDFSIDHPGTDSYSFQESGAEAVVIANSRQYAVMEQIGLDLKAAIQKLPKSDIILVEGYKQGPFPKIVLIREKAEIELLKESKAIHKIASYHDELQEEVIFIGGEEKLNQFAELIIKEFLQ; encoded by the coding sequence ATGGCTACTGTCCTCCAAATAATAGGTTTCAAAAATAGTGGGAAAACGACATTGTTAAACGCGTTAATTAAAGCTAGTCGTAAAGAAAATTATACGGTTTCCGCAATTAAGCATGATGCGCATGATTTTTCTATTGATCATCCAGGAACCGATTCTTATTCTTTTCAAGAAAGCGGGGCAGAAGCTGTTGTTATTGCAAACTCTAGACAATATGCTGTGATGGAGCAGATCGGTCTTGATTTGAAAGCCGCAATTCAAAAATTACCTAAATCCGATATCATTTTGGTAGAAGGATATAAACAAGGCCCTTTTCCAAAAATTGTGCTCATCCGTGAAAAGGCAGAAATCGAGCTACTAAAGGAAAGTAAAGCCATCCATAAAATCGCGAGCTACCATGACGAGTTACAAGAAGAAGTGATTTTTATAGGTGGGGAAGAAAAACTGAATCAGTTTGCGGAATTGATTATCAAGGAGTTTTTACAATGA
- a CDS encoding MogA/MoaB family molybdenum cofactor biosynthesis protein, which produces MEQKTFIATTCCILTISDTRNLETDTSGKLIKTYLETTGHQVISRTVVPDNPELISQEIDKLSECKPFCLITNGGTGIAKRDVTYETLFSTIHQEIPGFGEIFRMLSYEEVGSRAMVSRAFAGFSENGFLVFALPGSTNACRLAMEKLIIPELPHLIAERQK; this is translated from the coding sequence ATGGAACAAAAAACGTTTATCGCTACGACCTGTTGTATTTTAACTATTAGTGATACTAGGAATCTAGAGACAGACACAAGTGGAAAATTAATCAAAACGTATTTAGAAACGACTGGACATCAAGTAATTTCCCGCACCGTTGTTCCCGATAATCCAGAGTTAATCTCCCAAGAAATTGATAAATTGTCCGAATGTAAACCGTTTTGTTTGATAACAAACGGTGGAACAGGCATTGCTAAACGCGATGTTACCTACGAAACGCTATTTTCAACTATTCATCAAGAAATTCCCGGATTTGGTGAAATTTTCCGGATGTTAAGTTATGAGGAAGTCGGTAGCCGAGCAATGGTATCACGTGCTTTTGCTGGCTTTTCAGAAAATGGATTCTTAGTATTTGCTTTGCCTGGCTCAACGAATGCATGTCGCTTAGCTATGGAAAAACTTATTATTCCCGAACTTCCTCATTTAATTGCGGAACGACAAAAATAA
- the def gene encoding peptide deformylase, whose translation MLTMDDIVREGHPALREVASEVTFPLSDEEKKLGREMLEFLINSQDEELAEKYGLRGGVGIAAPQLAVTKRFLAIHVHDEKDRLYSYVLYNPKIRSHSVQQACLSGGEGCLSVDREVPGYVVRSERVTIDAFDENGTPLKLRFKGYPAIVVQHEIDHLNGIMFYDHINSENPSYLPPDVDVFG comes from the coding sequence ATGCTTACAATGGACGATATTGTACGAGAAGGTCATCCGGCGCTCCGTGAAGTTGCCAGCGAAGTGACTTTTCCACTTTCAGATGAAGAAAAAAAATTAGGGCGCGAGATGCTCGAATTTCTAATTAATAGTCAAGATGAAGAGCTTGCTGAAAAATATGGCTTACGTGGTGGCGTGGGAATTGCCGCTCCTCAACTTGCGGTAACCAAACGTTTCTTAGCAATTCATGTTCATGATGAAAAAGATCGGCTTTATAGTTATGTACTATACAACCCAAAAATTCGTAGCCACTCTGTTCAACAAGCTTGTCTTTCTGGTGGCGAAGGTTGTTTATCAGTTGACCGTGAAGTTCCAGGTTATGTTGTTCGTAGTGAACGTGTTACGATTGATGCTTTTGACGAAAATGGCACACCGCTTAAATTACGTTTTAAAGGCTACCCAGCAATTGTTGTTCAACACGAAATTGACCATCTCAACGGCATCATGTTTTATGATCATATCAATTCTGAAAACCCATCATACTTGCCGCCAGATGTAGATGTATTTGGCTAA
- a CDS encoding molybdopterin molybdotransferase MoeA — protein sequence MIEKRNTISMEQAREILRNQITHLPVEKINIGKALNQVLQEPIFAPFPAPYFRRSGYDGFAITETDDENYPITLRVVAEVPCGETYDKPLMPGETVRIMTGAKVPENASKIIMLEQSKETNNKKEITLINTQKTSNITEVGAEFAQGDLLLDRGHILNAGSISLLASFGINEVQVIKRPKVAILSTGSELVSVGNSLPDGKIYNSNQPLLENLLQIHHAEIHAAEQLPDNYLETKKRLMELTETADLIITTGGVSVGDFDFMADIAKDEAELLFNKIQMRPGSPTTGMWLNNTLIIALSGNPGACFTGFYLLVEPVLATLMGKDQTATKQVQAKMATDYTKNNGYDRFLRGTYQLSETGEFLVEPVGSDMSSALGNLHLTTCLLKIPRGKVGKFKGEEVEVWLLSSK from the coding sequence ATGATTGAGAAACGAAATACGATTAGCATGGAACAAGCAAGAGAAATTTTGCGCAATCAAATTACACATTTACCAGTCGAGAAAATAAATATCGGAAAAGCGTTGAATCAAGTTTTACAAGAACCGATTTTTGCGCCTTTTCCTGCTCCGTATTTTCGGCGGTCTGGATATGATGGTTTTGCTATTACAGAAACTGACGATGAAAATTATCCAATCACTTTACGAGTTGTGGCAGAAGTTCCTTGTGGGGAAACTTACGATAAACCACTTATGCCTGGTGAAACCGTGCGGATAATGACAGGCGCAAAAGTACCTGAAAATGCGAGTAAAATTATTATGCTCGAACAATCAAAAGAAACCAATAACAAAAAAGAAATAACGCTGATAAATACACAAAAAACAAGTAATATTACAGAAGTTGGTGCTGAATTTGCTCAAGGAGACTTGCTTTTAGATAGAGGTCATATCCTAAACGCTGGTTCGATAAGTTTGCTAGCTTCTTTTGGGATTAATGAGGTACAAGTTATCAAAAGACCAAAAGTAGCGATTTTATCAACGGGTAGTGAGCTAGTATCTGTTGGAAATTCGCTTCCAGATGGGAAAATCTATAATAGCAATCAACCGTTACTTGAGAATTTACTACAAATACACCATGCAGAAATCCACGCCGCAGAACAATTGCCGGACAACTATCTCGAAACTAAAAAACGATTAATGGAATTGACAGAAACAGCAGACCTTATAATAACTACTGGTGGTGTATCTGTAGGTGATTTTGATTTTATGGCGGACATTGCTAAAGATGAAGCGGAATTATTATTCAACAAAATTCAAATGCGCCCAGGTAGCCCGACGACGGGGATGTGGTTAAATAACACGTTAATTATCGCGCTTTCTGGAAATCCGGGCGCTTGTTTTACTGGTTTTTATTTGTTGGTAGAGCCTGTTCTTGCTACTTTAATGGGAAAAGATCAGACAGCAACGAAGCAAGTTCAAGCAAAAATGGCGACAGATTATACGAAAAATAATGGTTATGATCGATTTTTGCGAGGGACATATCAGTTATCCGAAACAGGTGAATTTTTAGTGGAACCAGTTGGCAGCGATATGTCGAGCGCGCTCGGAAATTTACATTTAACGACATGTTTACTGAAAATTCCTCGTGGTAAAGTTGGGAAATTCAAAGGAGAAGAGGTAGAAGTATGGCTACTGTCCTCCAAATAA
- the moaC gene encoding cyclic pyranopterin monophosphate synthase MoaC — MVNDDLTHFNDEKRAKMVDVTAKTETKRRAIARATIHMEAETLKRIQAGKIAKGDVLAVAQVAGIMAAKKTSELIPMCHPLMTTKADISFQDDAKNKLTITSEVVTVGKTGVEMEALTAVTIAALTIYDMCKAMDKGMRIEQTYLVEKTGGKSGTFKAEA; from the coding sequence ATGGTAAACGATGATTTAACTCATTTTAATGATGAAAAGCGAGCAAAAATGGTAGATGTAACTGCCAAAACAGAAACAAAACGTCGCGCGATTGCCAGAGCAACAATACATATGGAAGCTGAAACTTTAAAGAGAATTCAAGCTGGCAAAATTGCAAAAGGGGACGTTTTAGCAGTGGCCCAAGTGGCGGGAATTATGGCTGCTAAAAAGACAAGCGAGCTAATTCCAATGTGCCATCCACTCATGACAACAAAAGCGGATATTTCTTTTCAAGATGATGCAAAAAACAAATTAACGATTACTTCGGAAGTTGTAACTGTTGGAAAAACCGGTGTAGAAATGGAAGCTCTAACCGCGGTAACCATTGCAGCGCTAACAATTTATGATATGTGTAAAGCAATGGATAAAGGAATGCGTATCGAACAAACTTATTTAGTAGAAAAGACTGGCGGGAAAAGCGGAACATTTAAAGCAGAAGCGTAA
- a CDS encoding molybdenum cofactor biosynthesis protein MoaE: MKYVALQHGEIEIEPLSDKLINKNHGGINIFIGTIREWTGDIQTEEINYTAYEEMAIQELEKLAQEVEAKWTADVVVVHRLGLLKLTDIAVFIGVSTPHRAACYEASRYIIERLKERVPIWKEEKDADKTRWGGTDANNG; the protein is encoded by the coding sequence ATGAAATATGTCGCTTTACAGCATGGGGAAATCGAAATAGAACCACTTTCTGACAAACTTATCAATAAAAATCACGGTGGTATTAATATTTTTATCGGAACGATTCGTGAGTGGACTGGGGATATTCAAACGGAAGAAATCAATTATACAGCATACGAGGAGATGGCCATTCAAGAATTAGAGAAATTAGCTCAAGAAGTGGAAGCAAAATGGACGGCGGATGTAGTGGTTGTTCATAGATTAGGACTACTAAAACTAACTGATATTGCTGTTTTCATTGGTGTCTCTACGCCACATCGAGCAGCATGTTATGAAGCTTCTAGATATATTATTGAACGTTTGAAAGAACGTGTACCAATTTGGAAAGAAGAGAAAGATGCTGATAAAACGAGGTGGGGTGGCACTGATGCTAACAACGGTTAA
- a CDS encoding molybdate ABC transporter permease subunit, giving the protein MFTSVWHTLLVATISTFIAFITMLPVSYYFAGRKSRFQLIVEILILLPLVLPPTVVGLVLLNVLGRNDLVGGFLWDTFDFSFIFSLSGAIVATTIIILPIMYQGLKSAFLSIDHELVWAAETLSANKKQIFTKIILPNCWQPILAGVLLSFCRAMGEFGASLMVAGYIEGKTDTIASSIYFMVQQGDMRTAIYLGLINVIIGVFALLVIHVLTVRQSQLMRGM; this is encoded by the coding sequence ATGTTTACATCTGTTTGGCATACGCTACTTGTTGCCACTATATCTACATTTATTGCATTTATAACAATGCTTCCAGTTAGTTATTACTTTGCTGGGCGAAAATCCCGCTTTCAATTAATTGTTGAAATTTTAATCTTGCTTCCACTTGTCTTACCGCCAACTGTTGTTGGACTTGTACTTCTAAATGTATTAGGACGAAATGACTTAGTTGGTGGCTTTTTATGGGATACTTTTGACTTTAGTTTTATTTTTTCTCTTAGCGGTGCAATCGTTGCGACGACGATTATCATTCTGCCAATTATGTACCAGGGTTTAAAATCAGCTTTTTTATCAATTGATCATGAGCTAGTTTGGGCGGCTGAAACGTTATCGGCGAATAAAAAACAAATTTTCACAAAAATTATTTTACCTAATTGCTGGCAACCTATCTTAGCAGGTGTTTTACTCAGTTTTTGTCGCGCAATGGGAGAATTTGGAGCGAGTTTGATGGTAGCTGGTTATATTGAAGGAAAAACCGATACGATAGCCTCTAGTATTTATTTCATGGTGCAGCAAGGTGATATGCGGACGGCGATTTATTTAGGGTTAATTAATGTTATTATTGGCGTTTTTGCATTGCTTGTAATTCACGTGCTAACTGTTCGCCAAAGCCAATTAATGAGGGGGATGTAA
- a CDS encoding ATP-binding cassette domain-containing protein — MLRLQFHKKLPFHDLNIDYTFEKPVTAMMGASGSGKSTLFQCVSGLKTIDGGTIEFDGTPWDDTTISLHLPVTERKVGYLFQNLALFPNMNVYENIAFGLKVQKKKKKQQQEIQQQVRKMSDYLQISHLLYSSVQKLSGGEKQRVAMARAMITEPKLLLLDEPFNGLDEETRLICMKLVGQMAKDFHIPVIFVTHYASEAEMMTEEILVMRDGRLEKRKS; from the coding sequence ATGCTTCGATTACAATTTCACAAAAAACTTCCTTTTCACGATTTAAATATTGATTATACGTTTGAAAAACCTGTTACCGCAATGATGGGTGCGAGCGGTTCTGGTAAATCCACCTTATTCCAATGTGTAAGTGGGCTTAAAACAATTGATGGTGGTACGATTGAATTTGATGGTACGCCTTGGGATGACACTACTATTTCATTGCATCTTCCTGTCACGGAGCGAAAAGTTGGCTATTTATTCCAAAATCTCGCTTTATTCCCTAATATGAATGTCTATGAAAATATCGCTTTCGGGTTAAAAGTGCAAAAAAAGAAGAAAAAACAACAACAAGAAATTCAACAACAAGTAAGAAAAATGAGTGATTATCTACAAATTTCACATTTACTTTATTCCTCTGTTCAAAAACTTTCTGGCGGCGAGAAACAACGGGTAGCCATGGCCAGAGCAATGATTACGGAACCAAAATTACTTTTACTGGATGAACCGTTTAATGGCTTGGACGAGGAAACTCGATTAATTTGTATGAAATTAGTTGGTCAAATGGCGAAAGATTTTCATATTCCCGTTATCTTTGTCACTCACTATGCCTCGGAAGCAGAAATGATGACGGAAGAAATTTTGGTGATGCGAGATGGACGACTTGAAAAACGAAAAAGTTAA
- the modA gene encoding molybdate ABC transporter substrate-binding protein, whose protein sequence is MKKFGFIVICGFLLLLTACSSSPEKVKTTTIHISAAASLKDTMDEVKPLFEKEYPTIKLTFDFGGSGQIRERVESGAPIDGVLLASKKDTDTLLSQDLAERDQEFAGNQLVLIEPKNADKETNKNLEQLLDSADKIAIGDPESVPAGAYAKQTLENLQLYDVEKPKLVFATDVRQVLSYVEAGNADAGFVYQTDALLSKKVQVAAKIDNQLHDPISYYSALVSDSEYKTEATKFLDYMNKESAQKILEKYGFQSAN, encoded by the coding sequence ATGAAAAAATTCGGCTTCATAGTAATTTGTGGGTTTTTGCTATTACTGACAGCGTGTAGCAGCTCACCAGAAAAAGTAAAAACGACTACTATACATATTTCAGCAGCTGCTAGTTTGAAAGATACGATGGATGAGGTAAAACCACTTTTTGAGAAAGAATATCCAACGATTAAATTAACATTTGATTTTGGCGGCTCTGGACAAATTCGGGAACGTGTGGAAAGTGGCGCCCCGATTGATGGCGTACTTTTAGCAAGTAAAAAAGATACAGACACACTACTTTCACAAGACTTGGCTGAGCGAGATCAAGAATTCGCGGGTAACCAATTAGTGCTAATCGAACCAAAAAATGCGGATAAAGAGACAAATAAAAACTTGGAGCAACTGCTTGATAGTGCTGATAAAATTGCTATTGGTGACCCAGAATCAGTCCCAGCTGGAGCATATGCCAAGCAAACTTTAGAAAATTTACAGCTTTATGACGTGGAAAAACCGAAACTTGTTTTTGCAACAGATGTGCGGCAAGTATTGTCATATGTGGAAGCTGGAAATGCTGATGCTGGTTTTGTTTACCAAACAGATGCCTTATTAAGCAAAAAAGTCCAAGTGGCAGCGAAAATAGACAATCAACTTCACGACCCCATTTCTTATTATAGCGCGCTAGTAAGTGATTCCGAATATAAAACGGAAGCGACAAAATTTTTAGACTATATGAATAAAGAATCAGCCCAGAAAATCCTCGAAAAATACGGATTCCAATCAGCGAATTAA
- a CDS encoding ThiF family adenylyltransferase, with product MERYDRQMRVATIGKAGQEKLLTKTILIVGVGAIGSYAAEICTRMGFGKLILVDRDYVELSNLGRQSLYTEQDALEKQAKAYAACKALRLINSEIEINYIVDDANMETLTPLAPEVDYVLDCTDNFSTREVLNQFAFKYQLPWIFTSCAGNYANIMPIIPPDSACLNCLLGEIPQTNAASCDVIGVDGALIPIVAGMQVSLLTQMILKTDFTANTYYQVDNWQFTFRSLQVNKRPHCNGCSPEKITEKPFSKRAVSLCGRETVQFQLAAKSNYPEVKHRLTAEQIAYKENPALLSFNYHQYQFVIFKNGRVLLHGTENLLEAKKIYQQFFN from the coding sequence TTGGAACGTTATGATAGGCAAATGCGAGTAGCTACTATCGGCAAAGCTGGACAGGAAAAACTACTAACAAAAACTATTCTGATTGTCGGTGTCGGTGCAATCGGTTCTTACGCAGCTGAAATTTGCACACGTATGGGTTTTGGAAAGTTGATTTTAGTTGATCGTGATTATGTGGAACTAAGTAATTTGGGGCGACAATCGCTTTATACAGAACAAGATGCACTTGAAAAGCAAGCTAAAGCATATGCGGCCTGCAAAGCACTTCGATTAATTAATAGCGAGATAGAAATTAATTATATTGTTGATGATGCTAATATGGAAACGTTAACTCCGCTAGCCCCTGAAGTCGATTACGTTTTAGATTGTACAGATAATTTTTCGACTCGAGAAGTTTTAAATCAGTTTGCTTTTAAGTATCAGCTTCCTTGGATTTTCACCTCTTGCGCTGGAAATTATGCAAATATCATGCCGATTATTCCACCAGATTCTGCTTGTTTGAACTGCTTACTAGGCGAAATTCCCCAAACGAATGCAGCAAGTTGTGATGTAATTGGAGTAGATGGTGCGTTAATTCCGATTGTCGCTGGTATGCAAGTATCTCTGCTAACTCAAATGATTCTAAAAACAGATTTTACTGCAAATACATATTATCAAGTGGATAATTGGCAATTTACGTTTCGTTCGCTTCAAGTGAATAAACGCCCCCACTGCAACGGTTGTTCTCCAGAAAAAATTACCGAAAAACCATTTTCCAAACGAGCTGTATCACTTTGCGGTAGAGAAACTGTCCAATTTCAATTAGCTGCTAAAAGTAATTACCCAGAAGTAAAACACAGACTTACTGCCGAACAAATCGCATACAAGGAAAATCCAGCCCTTCTTAGCTTTAATTACCATCAATATCAATTCGTTATTTTTAAAAATGGTCGTGTTTTACTTCATGGGACAGAAAATTTACTTGAAGCCAAAAAAATATATCAGCAATTTTTCAATTAA
- the moaD gene encoding molybdopterin converting factor subunit 1, whose translation MLTTVKFFAFLAEKTNKSEVKLNLQQCRTVGEVRELISSEFPEIAVDLSSCMIAVNMEFQQDQDVLPEELAEIAVIPPVSGG comes from the coding sequence ATGCTAACAACGGTTAAATTTTTCGCTTTTTTAGCAGAGAAAACAAATAAATCTGAAGTGAAGTTGAACTTGCAACAATGTCGAACGGTTGGAGAAGTACGGGAACTCATTAGTAGTGAGTTTCCAGAAATTGCCGTAGACCTTTCCAGTTGTATGATAGCAGTTAACATGGAATTCCAACAAGATCAGGATGTATTACCGGAAGAGTTAGCTGAAATTGCAGTTATTCCGCCAGTAAGTGGTGGCTAA
- the moaA gene encoding GTP 3',8-cyclase MoaA, giving the protein MQLLMDKFGRVHDYIRISVTDRCNLRCVYCMPEEGLTFLPHEKVLSQDEIVGFMEIMVKFGIKKVRITGGEPLLRTDIVEIVRGLGAIPEIEDISITTNAMYLAKKAEALKEAGLTRVNISLDSLHADRFQTITRGGRLQKVLDGIQKAEEVGLFPIKLNVVLIKGQNDDEITDFLQFTKDKDINIRFIEYMPIGHAGTSWKEKYLSLDTIFEACDEAGFAYEPIDTIRGNGPSENFRIKGAKGTFGVIHPVSAHFCDSCNRLRLTADGYIKACLYWDEEMNIRPFINEPVKLMQLVQKAVDNKPENHEMALKLQDEVQSNKPTWRRMSQIGG; this is encoded by the coding sequence ATGCAATTATTAATGGATAAATTTGGGCGGGTTCATGATTATATTCGCATTTCAGTAACAGATCGGTGCAATTTAAGGTGCGTTTATTGTATGCCCGAAGAAGGCCTGACATTTTTGCCTCATGAAAAAGTACTATCCCAAGATGAAATTGTCGGTTTTATGGAAATAATGGTGAAATTTGGTATTAAGAAAGTTCGGATTACTGGTGGAGAACCGTTACTTAGAACAGATATTGTGGAAATCGTCCGTGGTTTAGGTGCGATTCCTGAAATAGAAGATATTTCCATCACTACCAATGCGATGTATTTAGCAAAAAAAGCAGAAGCACTTAAAGAAGCAGGGCTGACACGGGTAAATATAAGTTTAGACTCGCTTCATGCGGATCGTTTCCAAACAATCACACGCGGTGGACGTTTGCAAAAAGTACTAGACGGCATTCAAAAAGCAGAAGAAGTGGGACTATTTCCAATCAAATTAAATGTTGTATTAATTAAAGGACAAAATGACGACGAAATAACAGATTTTCTCCAGTTTACCAAAGACAAAGATATTAATATTCGTTTTATTGAATATATGCCTATTGGTCATGCAGGAACTAGCTGGAAAGAAAAATATCTTTCGCTTGATACTATTTTTGAAGCATGTGATGAGGCGGGTTTTGCATATGAGCCGATTGATACGATTCGTGGTAACGGACCCTCTGAAAATTTCCGAATAAAAGGAGCGAAAGGCACATTTGGTGTGATTCATCCAGTCAGCGCTCATTTTTGTGATAGTTGCAACCGACTTCGCCTCACTGCTGATGGGTACATAAAAGCCTGTCTATACTGGGATGAGGAAATGAATATCCGACCATTTATTAACGAACCTGTTAAATTAATGCAGTTGGTACAAAAAGCAGTTGATAATAAACCGGAAAATCATGAAATGGCACTTAAATTGCAAGATGAAGTACAATCCAACAAACCAACTTGGCGGCGAATGAGTCAAATTGGTGGTTAA
- a CDS encoding DUF817 domain-containing protein — MAFFRLLWTFTWKQALCCIFPGIIFISLALTKLLDIPFIARYDLLLLICIIAQLLLIKFGLETWDELKVILIFHVIGLVLEIYKVHMGSWSYPEPGFAKIFGVPLYSGFMYSSVASYICQAWKRFDLQMTNWPNMWLITALCVAIYGNFFTHHYIMDFRWILIILVLVLFRKTYVHFKVSSTQLKMPLSLSFLCIAFFIYLAENIASFYGAWSYPDQLIAWRPVHVSKITSWYLLVIISIIIVAQLKFIKQNLALNESNRIETDKSEAPLK; from the coding sequence ATGGCATTTTTTCGTTTGCTTTGGACTTTCACTTGGAAACAAGCACTTTGTTGCATTTTCCCAGGAATTATTTTTATTTCGCTCGCGCTGACAAAACTATTAGATATCCCTTTTATCGCTCGATATGACTTACTTTTGTTGATTTGTATTATTGCCCAACTACTATTAATTAAATTTGGATTGGAAACTTGGGATGAACTAAAAGTAATCCTGATTTTCCATGTAATCGGACTTGTTCTTGAAATTTATAAAGTACACATGGGGTCTTGGAGCTATCCAGAACCTGGTTTTGCGAAAATATTTGGCGTTCCACTTTACAGCGGTTTTATGTATTCTAGTGTTGCTAGTTATATTTGTCAGGCCTGGAAAAGATTTGATTTACAGATGACTAATTGGCCGAATATGTGGCTCATTACTGCATTATGTGTAGCAATTTATGGCAATTTTTTTACACATCATTATATAATGGATTTTCGTTGGATTTTAATTATCTTAGTTTTGGTTCTTTTCCGAAAAACCTATGTTCACTTTAAAGTTAGTTCTACTCAACTAAAAATGCCATTGTCACTCTCGTTTTTGTGTATTGCTTTCTTTATTTATCTCGCAGAAAATATTGCTAGTTTTTATGGAGCTTGGTCTTATCCCGACCAGTTAATTGCATGGCGTCCAGTGCATGTCTCAAAAATCACGAGTTGGTATTTGCTCGTTATTATTAGTATTATCATTGTCGCTCAATTGAAGTTTATTAAACAAAATTTAGCTTTGAATGAAAGCAATCGTATAGAAACAGACAAAAGCGAGGCTCCACTTAAATAG